The proteins below are encoded in one region of Juglans microcarpa x Juglans regia isolate MS1-56 chromosome 4D, Jm3101_v1.0, whole genome shotgun sequence:
- the LOC121260500 gene encoding uncharacterized protein LOC121260500 isoform X2, whose protein sequence is MRAESEREGEMEDGGISISPIQTFTNRSSLKSHSHFNNYHFWKHKLRENCYKRVREDRTRLLWKSRLPSSTASHSLNHNQNQKDLIKSSLQDIVSDELRKIKNSSLNDCSEFLTSTPEANDVLWEYDGLHNAYQGECEEILLEMQRIFYDDLGVEPTRKEPDSHVETWEDEEDEYLAHAVYEHMQLNDEQVSLDLMRVRLAEAHAEHLDRGCRLKPKFCMETRFDLTALYICCPSCNIFEVVM, encoded by the exons ATGAGGGCAGAgtcggagagagagggagaaatggAGGATGGAGGTATCTCGATATCACCAATACAAACATTCACTAATAGGTCTTCTCTTAAATCCCATTCTCACTTCAACAATTACCACTTCTGGAAACACAAG CTTCGAGAGAACTGCTACAAGAGGGTCCGAGAGGACAGAACCCGCTTGCTTTGGAAATCGCGGTTGCCCTCTAGCACTGCCTCACATTCTCTCAATCACAATCAGAACCAAAAG GACTTAATCAAATCTAGTCTTCAGGACATAGTTTCCGATGAACTCAGAAAGATAAAGAATTCATCATTGAATGACTGTTCTGAGTTTCTGACTTCCACTCCTGAGGCCAATGATGTGTTATGGGAATATGATGGTCTTCATAATGCTTATCAGGGTGAATGTGAAGAGATATTGTTGGAAATGCAAAGGATCTTTTATGATGATCTTGGGGTGGAACCAACTAGAAAAG AACCTGATAGCCATGTTGAAACGtgggaagatgaagaagatgaatacTTGGCCCATGCAGTTTATGAACATATGCAGCTGAATGATGAGCAG GTAAGTCTGGATTTGATGCGAGTTCGgctagcagaagctcatgcagaACATCTTGATCGGGGTTGTAGATTGAAACCTAAGTTTTGCATGGAGACAAGATTTGATTTAACTGCACTGTACATTTGTTGTCCAAGTTGCAATATCTTCGAGGTTGTAATGTAA
- the LOC121260500 gene encoding uncharacterized protein LOC121260500 isoform X1: protein MRAESEREGEMEDGGISISPIQTFTNRSSLKSHSHFNNYHFWKHKLRENCYKRVREDRTRLLWKSRLPSSTASHSLNHNQNQKDLIKSSLQDIVSDELRKIKNSSLNDCSEFLTSTPEANDVLWEYDGLHNAYQGECEEILLEMQRIFYDDLGVEPTRKEPDSHVETWEDEEDEYLAHAVYEHMQLNDEQVCEKIWCPICKQGELLENYLLIYCSLCELKLNKDNEVSLDLMRVRLAEAHAEHLDRGCRLKPKFCMETRFDLTALYICCPSCNIFEVVM, encoded by the exons ATGAGGGCAGAgtcggagagagagggagaaatggAGGATGGAGGTATCTCGATATCACCAATACAAACATTCACTAATAGGTCTTCTCTTAAATCCCATTCTCACTTCAACAATTACCACTTCTGGAAACACAAG CTTCGAGAGAACTGCTACAAGAGGGTCCGAGAGGACAGAACCCGCTTGCTTTGGAAATCGCGGTTGCCCTCTAGCACTGCCTCACATTCTCTCAATCACAATCAGAACCAAAAG GACTTAATCAAATCTAGTCTTCAGGACATAGTTTCCGATGAACTCAGAAAGATAAAGAATTCATCATTGAATGACTGTTCTGAGTTTCTGACTTCCACTCCTGAGGCCAATGATGTGTTATGGGAATATGATGGTCTTCATAATGCTTATCAGGGTGAATGTGAAGAGATATTGTTGGAAATGCAAAGGATCTTTTATGATGATCTTGGGGTGGAACCAACTAGAAAAG AACCTGATAGCCATGTTGAAACGtgggaagatgaagaagatgaatacTTGGCCCATGCAGTTTATGAACATATGCAGCTGAATGATGAGCAG GTGTGCGAGAAGATTTGGTGCCCCATTTGTAAGCAAGGAGAGTTATTGGAGAATTACCTTCTTATATATTGCAGTCTTTGCGAACTTAAACTCAACAAAGACAATGAG GTAAGTCTGGATTTGATGCGAGTTCGgctagcagaagctcatgcagaACATCTTGATCGGGGTTGTAGATTGAAACCTAAGTTTTGCATGGAGACAAGATTTGATTTAACTGCACTGTACATTTGTTGTCCAAGTTGCAATATCTTCGAGGTTGTAATGTAA